A region from the Plasmodium berghei ANKA genome assembly, chromosome: 9 genome encodes:
- a CDS encoding DNA-directed RNA polymerase III subunit RPC8, putative, whose translation MFSLVRIEDVISIEAHFSNNEIKNIIEFLLRTKYVDKVVQNAGLCVGLYDILEIKNKEILKGCGTIRLNVIFRLVFFHPYENEIIEGYVKSSDHKGIIVSLGFFENIRVNRAYLKEPKAFDDEKNEWYWAYEGIKCFYTKNEPIRIRILETYFSDPNELNEDESIPSMSITGSVQQDGLGLVKWWN comes from the exons ATGTTTTCTCTTGTCCGTATAGAAGACGTTATAAGCATTGAAGCCCATTTTAGTAATAAtgagataaaaaatattatagaatttttattaagaACAAAATATGTAGATAAG gTGGTGCAAAATGCTGGATTGTGTGTTGGgttatatgatatattggaaataaaaaataaagaaatattaaaaggATGCGGAACAATCAGACTAAATGTGATTTTTCGTTTAGTTTTTTTCCACCCATATGAAAACGAAATTATAGAAGGTTATGTAAAATCTTCAGATCACAAGGGTATTATAG TTAGTTTGGGCTTTTTCGAAAATATAAGAGTTAATCGAGCATATTTAAAGGAACCAAAGGCATT TGATGATGAGAAAAATGAATGGTATTGGGCATACGAGGGTattaaatgtttttatacaaaaaatgagCCAATAAGAATAAGAATTTTAGAGACATATTTTAGTG aCCCTAACGAGCTTAATGAGGATGAATCAATACCGTCTATGTCAATAACA ggGAGTGTGCAACAAGATGGGTTAGGGCTTGTAAAATGGTGGAATTAG
- a CDS encoding radial spoke head protein, putative: MENNLAISLNNAKDYLKKKNENGQSVYEHICDLINYIILEKPDKCYDNFEIISTQVKENKKYIYKNNNGNSKTTLKEIDQTNSTLDNYILNGYIKQKNEWMEKIKKIIGEIKYTEKYSEENINIKPTKLPFSINLFHQIELIKWAGYQINTSLIFYIENSIKNILKKNKNSLISLNFWGILKGINNDYYILEGQLKNYKKPLSTFNKKKKKKNSQSSTSSKKSPDSVSSNESTNSNLSTISTTSNTSESYNSDDQKGPNKSEKNNMNTNNVTYLYTKEEYQNFNKKINKYVYWVSINGTDKWILLKPTTPEYIEKTSKTNKMLTGNINHIITSFPNIQIKEKHYLRALISIISSYTCISPKNYFILKTQENTEKIEQTDNEENEIHKENTQSSVATDESEESKNDDNNSDPIINYKFEYDINLLSNITNWVYSRHHFLQNGHIMYPKIKSKKEKDDKNYKQLLNLIKQSPPLKILRKIKSQKNNQTNIYTWKIKHLNYGYSYGINNNHYDIIIIYNFVFYGAFTIYYNKQYFNFYIGTGIKSKHAFIHTYQPDKIYSDNSELSEQDQIE; the protein is encoded by the coding sequence atggaaaataatttagcGATATCTTTGAACAACGCTAAAGATTAtctaaaaaagaaaaacgaGAATGGCCAATCTGTGTATGAACATATTTGcgatttaattaattatataattttagaaaaacCAGATAAATGTTATGAcaattttgaaataatatCAACACAagtaaaagaaaataaaaaatatatttataaaaataataatggaaaCTCAAAAACCACATTAAAAGAAATCGACCAAACGAATTCTACATTAgacaattatatattaaacggttatataaaacaaaaaaatgaatggATGGAaaagataaagaaaataattggggaaataaaatacacaGAAAAATACAGTGaagaaaacataaatattaaaccAACAAAATTGCcattttcaataaatttatttcatcaaatagaattaataaaatgggCTGgttatcaaataaataccagtctaatattttatatcgaaaattctataaaaaatattctaaaaaaaaataaaaattcattaaTATCTTTAAACTTTTGGGGAATCCTAAAAGGAATAAATAACGATTACTATATTTTAGAAGGACAacttaaaaattataaaaaaccTTTATCtacttttaataaaaaaaaaaaaaaaaaaaacagccAAAGTTCTACAAGTTCTAAAAAATCGCCTGACTCAGTCAGCTCAAATGAATCAACAAATTCAAATTTGTCTACTATATCAACCACTTCAAACACTTCAGAAAGTTATAATAGTGATGACCAAAAAGGCCCAAATAaatcagaaaaaaataatatgaatacaAACAATgtaacatatttatacacAAAAGAAgaatatcaaaattttaataaaaaaataaataaatatgtttattgGGTTTCAATTAATGGTACTGATAAATGGATTTTGTTAAAACCAACTACTCCagaatatatagaaaaaacgAGCAAAACTAACAAAATGCTAACTGGAAATAttaatcatattattacatCTTTCCcaaatattcaaataaaagaaaaacatTACTTAAGAGCCCTTATTTCAATCATTTCATCTTATACATGTATATCaccaaaaaattattttattcttaaaACACAAGAAAATACAGAAAAAATTGAACAAACAGACAACGAAGAAAACGAAATTCATAAAGAAAATACTCAATCTAGTGTTGCCACTGATGAATCAGAAGAAAGTAAGAATGACGATAATAATTCGGATcctattataaattataaatttgaatatgatataaatcTACTTTCAAATATCACGAATTGGGTATATTCTAGACATCATTTTTTGCAAAATGGACATATCATGTATCcaaaaattaaatcaaaaaaagaaaaagatgataaaaattataaacaacttttaaatttaattaaacaATCACCTCCTTTAAAAATActtagaaaaattaaatcacaaaaaaataaccaaacaaatatatatacatggaAAATTAAGCATCTTAATTATGGATATTCATATGGAATAAACAATAATCACTatgatataattataatttacaattttgtattttacGGTGCTTTTACAATATACtataataaacaatattttaatttttatataggAACTGGTATTAAATCAAAACATGCTTTTATACATACTTATCAACCagacaaaatatattcagaTAATAGTGAATTATCCGAACAAGATCAAAtagaataa
- a CDS encoding histone H4, putative, with product MSGRGKGGKGLGKGGAKRHRKILRDNIQGITKPAIRRLARRGGVKRISGLIYEEIRGVLKVFLENVIKDSIMYTEHAKRKTVTAMDIVYSLKRQGRTLYGFGG from the coding sequence ATGTCAGGACGAGGAAAAGGAGGAAAAGGTTTGGGAAAGGGAGGAGCAAAGAGacatagaaaaatattaagaGATAACATTCAAGGAATTACAAAACCAGCAATAAGACGTTTAGCAAGAAGAGGTGGTGTTAAACGTATTTCTGgtttaatatatgaagAAATAAGAGGGGTATTAAAAgtttttttagaaaatgtCATTAAAGATTCTATTATGTATACTGAGCATGCCAAAAGAAAAACAGTCACAGCAATGGACATTGTTTACTCATTAAAAAGACAAGGAAGAACTTTATATGGTTTTGGTGGttaa
- a CDS encoding calcium/calmodulin-dependent protein kinase, putative, whose amino-acid sequence MLNNIEKNYNIGKKNKKIKKLINEKIEDYFIIKNFLPICEEFLLKNYKHLFENVINKYDEKKNNKNNNKTEINKDNTHQICGKKEEKIEIKQFKNINIITPSKKRKKTYESDTKYDTTNTNNSNKNQYKKKRQKYNSNKFNLYEYYVKVTKKSLKEFELPFDRAVLLNVIDKQNNTEKIIKIINKKKTLTAFGETWENMIEYILSINQHKNLMKLYDIYDDGKNFYLIMEKLRGKELFTFLVYKKKVKENVCKYILMQILQAVNYLHYHNIIHRDIKPENLMFRNQKRKDKNYEYNYELVLIDYDTCQFIKPQTRFNLFPTSIYNCKHVNLTNIKTIQNSKDINNAFLNKSKHIKLVGTYGYIAPEIIKGLNYSISSDIWSIGIILYILITGVTPLPMCFMINYRNTKDILIKKEKKGINFNLLSFNNYPLAKDLCQQFLQFDPKKRIKNTIIASYHPWLRFYNISKKIYITNSYKHNNSYNTLSFYSNKIYKYNKYPIVHIQNNYNHILQPSFYFNKVTYSMSDVVPQSIFNKENQYNIPLEYIMPIQYDINNTVPSINLHHNNQSEISNSLFIYHNLEILNSSKKKKENKESQIYTSKPINQIFYNNKNTFQNSYPNLLICKNNMIDPENSHYNLNNTTYISKTVKASYPDIIQEKNKNILLHNAPFKIQNGNTYINKCNFKQNYSNNIYYKSSNGYKHFIHLFENIIEKKKKNLYKFSSININNNTIPFTYTGYSNHICTHIPSNPHINNNEIKYECQETVNNHNPNINIPNSKISQTQDIPSNFKVSNLTTSLYSIKTNQEIKQEINTTHITDHIVKTLTNSQVINKYNDIIQNPQNRSDILYIPESIETTETTETIENIENIENIENVENIENIENIEKNKINQQYMQNIYTKINFQNDNNSLPIPYNVTDQNFFHIFYSAFPQNNNDIFDNANEGDKYIFCPIHNCRTNKYGYLDNPTINKFNYSSIYCNHPSKYNTNNLFHTNNKTFINNKYNNFYKNIPNNTLLPSPNNLNCFNQINTYNNDIVDKNNFILDNLLTNNESYNYFILPKNNNIYPQHDITNNNYCYIYTQNKLKKNINNYPSYIINTINTNQISSQKLNSLNMSTNKTP is encoded by the coding sequence ATGttgaataatattgaaaaaaattataatattggaaaaaaaaataaaaaaattaaaaaactcattaatgaaaaaatagaagactattttataataaaaaatttcttACCTATATGTGaagaatttttattaaaaaattacaaacacttatttgaaaatgttataaataaatatgatgaaaaaaaaaacaataaaaataataataaaacagaaataaataaagataatacACATCAAATTTGTGGAAAAAAAGAggaaaaaattgaaataaaacaatttaaaaatataaatatcattacaccttcaaaaaaaagaaaaaaaacttatGAATCAGACACAAAATATGATACTACAAACacaaataattcaaataaaaatcaatataaaaaaaaaagacaaaaatataattctaacaaatttaatctttatgaatattatgTAAAAGTAACTAAAAAGTCTTTAAAGGAATTTGAATTACCATTTGATCGAGCTGTTCTACTAAATGTTATtgataaacaaaataacactgaaaaaattatcaaaattataaataaaaaaaaaacactaACAGCATTTGGAGAAACATGGGAAAATATGatagaatatattttgtcaATTAATcaacataaaaatttaatgaagctatatgatatatatgatgatggaaagaatttttatttaattatggAAAAATTAAGAGGAAAAGAGTTGTTTACATTTttagtatataaaaaaaaagtaaaagaaaatgtatgtaaatatatattaatgcaAATATTACAAGCTGTTAATTATTTGCATTATCacaatattattcataGAGACATAAAACCtgaaaatttaatgtttcgaaatcaaaaaagaaaagataaaaattatgaatataattatgaacTAGTACTAATAGATTATGATACTTGCCAGTTTATAAAACCTCAAACCcgttttaatttatttccaaCCAGCATCTATAATTGCAAACATGTGAATctaacaaatataaagacaatacaaaatagtaaagatataaataatgcaTTTCTAAACAAATCAAAACATATCAAACTAGTTGGAACATATGGTTATATAGCCCCTGAAATTATAAAAGGATTAAATTATTCTATATCATCAGACATATGGTCTATAGGAATCATTTTGTACATACTTATCACAGGGGTTACACCACTTCCCATGTGTTTTATGATTAATTATAGAAATACAaaagatatattaataaaaaaagaaaaaaaaggaataaattttaatttattatcttttaataattacCCATTAGCTAAAGATTTATGTCAACAATTTTTACAATTCGatccaaaaaaaagaattaaaaatacaatcATTGCTTCTTATCATCCATGGTTAagattttataatatttcaaaaaaaatatacataactAATTCttataaacataataactcatataatacattatcattttattctaataaaatttataaatataataaatatccaattgttcatattcaaaataattataatcatattttacaaccttctttttatttcaacAAAGTTACATATTCAATGTCTGATGTTGTTCCACAATCAATTTTTAACAAAGAAAATCAATACAATATACCTcttgaatatataatgccAATTcaatatgatataaataacacTGTACCTTCAATTAATTTACATCATAATAATCAATCCGAAATATCAAACAGTTTGTTCATTTACCAtaatttagaaatattaaattcctcaaaaaagaaaaaagaaaacaaagAATCACAAATATACACATCTAAACCAATAAaccaaatattttataataataaaaatacttttCAAAATTCCTAtccaaatttattaatctgcaaaaataatatgatagACCCAGAAAATTctcattataatttaaataatactaCGTATATATCAAAAACTGTAAAAGCTTCCTATCCAGACATTAttcaagaaaaaaataaaaatatattattacacaATGCACCCTTCAAAATTCAAAATGgcaatacatatataaataaatgcaattttaaacaaaattattctaacaatatttattataaaagttcaaatggatataaacattttatacatttatttgaaaatataatagaaaaaaaaaaaaaaaatttatataagttttcatccataaatataaataataatacaatacCCTTTACATATACAGGTTACTCAAATCATATATGTACACATATTCCTTCTAATCctcatataaataacaatgaAATCAAATATGAATGTCAAGAAACTGTTAATAATCATAATCCAAACATTAATATTCctaattcaaaaatatcACAAACTCAAGATATTCCATCAAATTTTAAAGTCTCAAATTTAACCACTTCATTATATTCAATTAAAACAAACcaagaaataaaacaagaaataaatacaacACATATAACTGATCACATTGTGAAAACATTGACCAACAGTCAAGtaattaacaaatataatgacATAATTCAAAATCCACAAAATAGGTCTGacattttgtatatacCAGAAAGTATAGAAACCACAGAAACTACAGAAACCATAGAAAACATAGAAAAcatagaaaatatagaaaatgtagaaaatatagaaaatatagaaaatatagaaaaaaataaaataaaccagcaatatatgcaaaatatatatacaaaaataaattttcaaaatgataataattcaCTTCCAATACCTTATAATGTCACAgatcaaaatttttttcatatattttattccgCATTTcctcaaaataataatgatatatttgataatgCAAATGAGGGAgataaatacatattttgtCCAATACATAATTGTAGAACTAATAAATATGGTTACTTAGACAATCcaacaataaataaatttaattattcttCGATATATTGTAACCACCCttctaaatataatacaaataatttatttcatactaacaataaaacttttattaataataaatataataatttttataaaaatataccaaATAATACCCTTTTGCCTTCtccaaataatttaaattgtttcaatcaaataaatacttataataatgatattgtggataaaaataactttATTTTAGACAACTTATTAACAAACAATGaatcatataattattttatactcccaaaaaataataacatttaTCCACAACATGatattacaaataataattattgttatatatatacacaaaacaaattaaaaaaaaatattaataattatccttcatatattattaacacAATAAATACTAATCAAATATCATCACAAAAATTAAACTCATTAAATATGTCTACAAATAAAACaccttaa
- a CDS encoding metabolite/drug transporter, putative, producing MKKWMEEQKWHINIILMFFHQFFDRINYSMRNTFLHDHYIFLKFKKNKIIGLLSIINSSVCLVISPLIGYYCDKHKKNRIKVLQFISISYLLVNIIHYMFIRTNNLNLIILITAISKMLQESSHVITESIFIESIEKGKKSIIFTYQKLISTVATMLGPFFCLILFYLYNDKWNITNIFIIFQFSILTILPQTIISFLWKNNTINTLPKSEEISLITKQNEKPNLLWLKSNHVPYIVFVSHIITLAGAGMTFKYFSLFLKSEYKVSPILMCVLNILIPLLLTFFTYLSQKLSKSLGRAQVSLFFTTIGFILLCSLLHIQNYQDVLKVHVFRSVFQNCTNSIDKSILYDFIDTNRHTGRWMGIQSLYYLVWSISAYFGGWLSDISSYRNTFKITTYFYLLSLIIYSPLLWLVPIKETA from the exons atgaaaaaatggatGGAGGAACAAAAATGgcacataaatattatattgatgttttttcatcaatttTTTGACCGGATTAATTATTCAATGAGAAATACCTTTCTACATGAtcactatatatttttaaaatttaaaaaaaataaaataattggTTTGTTATCAATAATTAACTCATCGGTATGTTTAGTTATATCCCCTTTAATTGGATATTATTGtgataaacataaaaaaaacagaatTAAAGTTTTACAATTTATATCGATATCATATCTATTAgttaatattattcattatatGTTCATCAGAACAAATAacttaaatttaataattcttATAACTGCGATTTCAAAAATGTTGCAAGAATCTTCTCATGTAATAACCGAGTCCATTTTTATAGAAAGCATAGAAAAgg GCAAAAAGAGTATAATTTTTACCTACCAAAAACTCATTAGCACAGTTGCAACAATGCTAGGaccatttttttgtctgattttattttatttgtataacgataaatggaatattacaaatatttttatcatatttcaattttctatattaacAATTCTTCCTCAAACAATTATAAGTTTTCTTTGGAAGAATAATACTATTAATACATTACCAAAATCAGAAGAAATAAGTTTGATAACCAAGCAAAATGAAAAACCTAATTTACTGTGGTTGAAATCAAATCACGTCCcttatattgtttttgtatcacatattattactttGGCAGGCGCAG GAATGACGTTTAAATacttttcattatttttaaaatccGAGTATAAAGTATCCCCCATTTTAATGTGTGTTCTCAATATTCTCATCCCCCTTCtcttaacattttttacttATC TTTCCcaaaaattatcaaaatcaTTAGGAAGAGCACAAGTTTCTCTATTTTTCACAACTATTGGTTTTAT ATTGCTTTGTTCTCTACTCCATATACAAAATTACCAAGATGTTCTCAAAGTTCATGTTTTTAG gAGCGTGTTTCAAAATTGCACAAATTCAATCGATAAAAGTATTCTCTACGATTTCATTGATACTAATAGGCATACAG GAAGGTGGATGGGTATACAAAGTTTATATTACTTAGTATGGTCTATTAGTGCATATTTcg GAGGTTGGTTATCCGATATATCATCATACAGAAACACATTTAAAATAACGa catatttctatttattatcactaataatatattccCCACTTTTATGGCTTGTCCCAATTAAGGAAACAGCATAA
- a CDS encoding WD repeat-containing protein, putative: MGIRNWLSSDDYMFEIKNNENLFENKKLEYNVKPVWSFKGHTNSVEGIHFVEKNRFVTTSHDNTISLWSLEYKNRIKNINLYNPILCSSYNSKEKNLCVGTTNNNDNIYLINIKQIEEERIEKKNPQKNIGEKKSIEVYSSNCASIFCINYFDDDKISYGSKDGCICLLDLNNKKNIYKYEEIKEDCQNFCTYNENFKFHIFSTYKGKVLFIDSRQQNNPIYINENLHSKYSINTIFNCNNYIYTGGSDCLIKKFDIRCLEKSHPIEIYVGHTSPIRSLAFSKKYGNFFCSSSDNGCIKLWKSNKSFSYTNKYAASLSCSASVFDGTSRIISVKSDASKIRKASKNFLELNKIKVSNKGSSSIISEDDNKKISESIKLINKSSNYNISTNKIIGSEKINKKGIGSDTKINTDQYVPVISKHELFNSVKNKPDGFNKSSRNRNLKSENKIEETNSNNIKPGKKNIKSENKLNSTSSINPTIIYKVNNFNTNNKMAEKNYLNILNDNNRNSIISPIKTNNNILNSNFFSNEAYAFNNSQKTIKITYPNLSMLNHKSRVSSMEWINNFILSTSWDQTVKCWDVQDYVTKQ; this comes from the coding sequence ATGGGAATCAGGAATTGGCTATCTAGCGATGACTATATGttcgaaataaaaaataatgaaaacctgtttgaaaataaaaagctAGAATATAATGTAAAACCTGTATGGAGTTTTAAAGGACACACAAACTCAGTTGAAGGAATTCATTTTGTTGAGAAAAATCGATTTGTAACAACTTCACATGATAATACAATTTCCTTATGGAGTttagaatataaaaatagaattaaaaatataaatttgtataatCCAATATTATGCTCTAGTTATAATTCCAAAGAGAAAAATTTATGTGTAGGAActactaataataatgataatatatatttaataaatataaagcaAATAGAAGAAGAAcgaattgaaaaaaaaaatccccaaaaaaatataggagaaaaaaaaagtatagaAGTGTATTCATCAAATTGTGcatctatattttgtattaacTATTTTGATGACGATAAAATAAGTTATGGAAGTAAAGATGGTTGTATATGCTTATTAGAtttaaataacaaaaaaaatatttataaatatgaagaaataaaagaagattgtcaaaatttttgtacatataatgagaattttaaatttcatatttttagtaCATATAAAGGAAAAGTATTATTTATAGATTCTAGACAACAAAATAatcctatatatataaatgaaaatttacattcaaaatattcaattaacactatatttaattgtaataactatatatatacaggGGGATCAGATTGCTTGATAAAAAAGTTTGATATTAGATGTCTTGAAAAAAGCCATCCTattgaaatatatgttGGACATACATCGCCTATACGCTCTTTAgcattttctaaaaaatatggaaattttttttgttcttcTTCAGATAATGGATGTATAAAATTGTGGAAAAGCAATAAAAGTTTTtcatatacaaataaatatgctGCTTCATTAAGTTGTAGTGCATCTGTTTTTGATGGTACTAGTAGAATAATAAGTGTAAAAAGCGATGCATCTAAAATTCGAAAAGCTagtaaaaattttttagagttaaataaaataaaagtatcTAATAAGGGTTCAAGCTCTATTATATCTGAAGATGATAATAAGAAAATCTCAGAGTCGATAAAActgataaataaaagtagTAACTATAATATAAGtactaataaaattataggAAGTGagaaaattaataaaaagggAATAGGATCagatacaaaaataaatactgATCAATATGTCCCTGTTATCTCAAAAcatgaattatttaattctgTAAAAAACAAACCAGATGGTTTTAACAAATCATCAAGAAATAGAAATttaaaaagtgaaaataaaatcgaGGAAacaaatagtaataatataaaaccaggaaaaaaaaatataaaatctgaaaataaattaaatagcACCTCATCTATTAATCCAactattatatacaaagttaataattttaacacaaataacaaaatggcagaaaaaaattatctaaatatattaaatgataacAATAGAAATAGTATTATTTCACCTATAAagacaaataataatattttaaattcgaattttttttcgaatgAAGCTTATGCATTTAATAATAGTCaaaaaactataaaaataacatacCCAAATTTATCTATGTTAAATCATAAAAGTCGAGTTTCATCAATGGAATGgattaacaattttattttatcaacCTCTTGGGATCAGACTGTTAAGTGTTGGGATGTTCAAGATTATGTTACGAAACAATAA
- a CDS encoding thioredoxin-like mero protein, putative produces the protein MAKLYLLFLFAINLCSSFIRSSILESIKHNLQIVNNQNFNTVINKFRNEKVFFILFFKNSNKDIKNVIKNYDNVAEKFKGIITLCAIDCDSNSRLCEDELSLYVPEYKSSNTHHLLVYPINPMPKFEFKDEINEANVKKYTYLIPSKIDIIKETKDFNIFLSKHENMPKVLIFSNKKKPNYVLNALSNSFNKKLMFCYINNELDELVKKYNIKNFPSIIMLKKNKVVDIYKGKNNFINMFDWLNIHSETFVMGGGFDISPGKTNYKPWKFEAVPKFTKLSHGDICFKQTDKGLCVIYLKEGDKLDKSEEEMLITLKEKFKPQMTGRGVNFRYMWIDIATETNFRSLFELKKYPSVVVFNPHKRIRYAKINDDLLATKEHIEKLLEKISGGDAKFTMLKGQTLPEFVLNENEDISSGKDEL, from the exons atggCTAAGCTATAtctcctttttttatttgctaTCAATTTATGTAGCTCTTTTATTAGATCATCAATATTAGAATCAATCAAACATAACCTTCAAATTGTtaataatcaaaattttaacacagtaataaataaattcagaaatgaaaaagtttttttcatattattttttaaaaattcaaataaagatataaaaaatgttataaaaaattatgataatgTTGCAGAAAAATTTAAAGGAATAATAACATTATGTGCAATAGACTGTGATTCAAATTCTCGATTATGTGAAGATGAACTATCGTTATATGTGCCAGAATATAAAAGTAGTAATACCCACCATCTTTTAGTATATCCAATAAACCCAATGCCTAAATTTGAATTTaaagatgaaataaatgaagcaaatgtaaaaaaatatacttatCTTATACCATCAAAAATTGATATAATTAAAGAAACCAAagattttaatatttttctttcaaaacatgaaaatatgccaaaagttttaattttcagtaataaaaaaaaacctAATTATGTTCTTAACGCTTTGAGTAAcagttttaataaaaaattaatgttttgttatattaataatgaaCTTGATGaattagtaaaaaaatataatattaaaaacttTCCATCTATAAtcatgttaaaaaaaaataaagtggtggatatatataaaggaaaaaataattttataaatatgtttgaTTGGTTAAATATACATTCAGAAACTTTTGTTATGGGGGGTGGATTTGACATTTCACCAGGAAAAACAAACTATAAACCATGGAAGTTTGAAGCAGTACCGAAATTTACAAAACTATCACATGGtgatatatgttttaaacAAACAGACAAAGGCTTAtgtgttatatatttgaaagAAGGAGATAAATTGGATAAATCTGAAGAAGAAATGCTCATAAccttaaaagaaaaattcaAACCACAAATGACTGGACG TGGCGTAAATTTCCGATATATGTGGATTGATATTGCTACTGAAACAAATTTTCGATCACTTTtcgaattaaaaaaatatccatCTGTTGTTGTTTTCAATCCACATAAAAGAATTCGATATgcaaaaattaatgatgATTTATTAGCTACAAAAGAACATATAGAAAAgttattagaaaaaatatcagGAGGGGATGCTAAATTTACAATGTTAAAAGGGCAAACATTACCTGAATTTGTTCTcaatgaaaatgaagatattTCATCCGGAAAAGACGAATTATAA